TATCCTGACCTATACGCCTTTGGTAAAGGACCTGAACTCTGAGTTTGCGATTATTGGAGCCAGTTGTGATAAAATGAAGGTACAGGCCGATATTCAGTATATAGATGGTTTGGGCAGGCCTTTACAGAATGTACAGGTTAAAGGGAGTGGAGATGGCTTAAAAGATTTGGTGGTGCCTATTGCTTATGATTCGTTTGGAAGGGAAATGAGGAAATACCTGCCTTATGCGAGTACCACAAATAACGGCGTTTATAAAGCAGATGGCCTGACCAAGGTAATTGACTATTATAATGCCCCTCAGGCAGGTCATGCTGTTACTTTTAATACGCCATTTTCGGAAACAAAATTTGAGCTTTCTCCACTAAGCAGGGTAGAGGAACAGGGTGCACCTGGGGCAAGCTGGCAGATTGGTGGGCATACCAGCAAACTAGTTTATGGTGCCAATACCATTGATCAGAATTTTTCGACTACGGGTTTTGCAGTAAGACTTTTTGATGCGGTTCTAGTTACTACATCTGGCCATACACATGAACGGACTTTGTCGAGTACGGGCTTTTATGAGGCGAGTCAGCTATTTTTGGTAGTTAGTAAGGACGAGAACTGGGTAATTACTGATGGCAAGGCGGGCACTGTTGAAGAATATAAAGATAAGGAAGGCCAGATTGTACTAAAACGTATATTTAACAGAACCGCAACCGATGTAATAGAAGTGCTTTCTACTTACTACGTGTATGATGACTTCGGTAACCTAAGTTTTGTTCTTCCTCCGGGGGCAAATCCTGATGCGGGGAGTATCAGTCAAACGACATTGGATAATTTTTGTTATCAGTACCGTTATGACGGCAGAAATCGTTTGATCGAAAAGAAACTGCCTGGCAAAGGCTGGGAATATATGGTGTACAATAAGATAGATCAGCTGGTTTTGAGCCAGGATGCGAATCAGCGGCTGGAAAATAAATGGCTGTATAGTAAATATGATGGATTGGGCAGGCTGGTAAGTACAGGTATTTACAGTGGCATTAGCACATCTAACCGTTCTGGTTTGCAAACTACGGTTGATGCACAAACGATAAATTTGTGGGAAAGCCGTGATGCGGGTGCGGAGTATAGCAATGCTGTATTTCCGACAAGTTCTACTGAAGAGCTTACTGTAAATTACTACGATAATTATAACTTTCCCGGCGGTAATGCTTATAGCTATGCCGCTGGAAGCGCCATGATTAAAGGCTTGCTTACGGGGACTAAGGTAAAGGTACTTGGAACGTCTACAATGCTGTTAAGCCTGACTTTTTATGACAATAAGGGCAGGGCAGAAAAGGTATTTCAACAGCATTATTTATCTGGTGCTCAGAATGCACAGAATTACGACGAGGTAAAAAATACGTATTCCTTTACAGATCAGTTATTGGAAAGTACACGTATTCATCATGTGGGTGCAAACCAAACGAGTATTGTTAATAAATATACTTATGACCACATGCGTAGAAAGCTGCTTACCAAGGAGTCGATTAATGCTGCTACTGAAGTCATATTGAGTAAACTGGATTACAATGAAATTGGACAGTTGCTAACCAAATCTATACATAGCGAGGATGATACAAATTTTACCCAGCATAATGGTTATCTCTATAATGAGCGTGGTTGGTTGAATAAAATTAATGATCCTTCTGCCCTTGATGGCAGTACTGTTTTTGGAATGGAATTGTTGTATGGCAATAAAGCGGATGCTTTTAATGGAAATATTGGCGGAATAAACTGGAAAACGAAGGTGCCTGTTGGCATGGGGCTTATAGAACAGCTGCAAAGCTATGTGTACGATTATGACAAACTGAACCGTTTGGAAAAAGCTGGTTACACCACTGCGGGGACCGTGGATAAATTCAATGAAGTATTAAAGTACGACCAGATGGGTAACATGACCAATTTGAAACGTAAGAATAATGTTTCGGGTTTTTTAAATGATTTTACGTATAATTATGGCGTGAATGGTAACAGTGGCAATCAACTTTTGGGTGTTACTGATTTGGGTACTGCAGCGCAGGGTAGTTCTTATACATATGATGAAAATGGTAATCAAAAAACGGATAGCAGGAAAGCCATATCGATAAACTATAACCTGCTGAACCTTCCGCAAATCATTACTAAAACGGGTACTGCCGCTACACTGGGTTATGTTTATGATGCTACAGGAAGGAAGCTAAAAAAGGTTTTTGGAACTGACGTAAGGGATTATATTGGGGGCATTGAGTACCATAATGGTGTTATAGAATTTATTCAGACAGAAGAAGGCAGGGCTTTACCTGCTGCAGGTTCTGCTTACAGCTATGAGTATATGCTAAAGGATCATCTGGGCAATACGCGTGCTACCATTAAGCAAAATGGTGATATTATTCAGGTCCAGGATTATTATGCTTTTGGCCTTGAGATGAATGCCGGAAATAATTTAACACCAAGTCCGGCAAACAAGTATAAATACAATGGAAAAGAAAAGCAGGACGAACTTGGTTTAGATCAGCTTGATTACGGAGCAAGGTTCTATGACCCGGTGATTGGGCGTTTCAGTACGATAGACCCGCTTTCTGAAATTTCTAGAAGAAATAGTCCTTATAGTTATGCGCTTAATAACCCGATACGTTTCATCGATGTTGATGGAATGTTTGCTGATGAACCGACACCTGAAGAAGCCGCACTCATAGCTGCTCATGTATATGGTAGTGCTGAAGATAATATAAAATTAAAAGGAGGATGGGCTGTTAGTAATAGAGATGTTGGATTGAAGGCCTCAGATTATACAAATTCAAACACCGGTATAAAATCTGCTTTATATGAAAGAACAGTGGATGGTAAAACTGAATATGTTTATGCTACTGCTGGCACTGAAATGGTTGATATTAAGGATACTAAGGATGTAGTCGCTAATGCGGCTCAAGTATTTGGTACATCGGCGCAATATGATAAATCTGTGGATAATGCTAAAGCTATCAAGACCAGTTTAGGTAGTTCAGAACTTACATATGTTGGACATTCATTAGGAGGGGGTGAGGCTAGTGTTAATGCTATAGTAACTGGTGACAAGGCTATGACTTTTAACGCTTCCGGCATTAGCATACCTACAAAAATGAAATATGGCGGATTTATGGCAGGCTTTAATTCGTTCTCCGACAAAGTTACCGCTTATCAGCTTAAATCAGATCCATTAACGATTTTGCAAGATGCAACACTATTACCAGGTGCGGTAGGAACTGTAAAAATGATAAGCCCTAAAGGGTCTGCTGCTAAGAGGGATGGACATAGCATTTTGAGTGTTATTAAAAGTATACGTTAACATGAACTTTTTTAAGAAACTATTTTTGGCAGGAATTATAATGTTTTGTTCTTGCAATCGAGATTTACCGGGTTTTGATTTTAATTTATTTAAAGGAACTCCAAGTTATGAATTAGCATTGGCTGTCAAAAACGAGGCTATTGATGAGATAGGTGAGATAGCTGTTCAGAGGAAAATATCTATTGATGCCGTGGATCCTAAATTTGGTCATACTTTACTGATGTTGGCTGTCGCAAATGATCTAAAAGCCTCAGTAAAAAAGTTGTTGGAGCTAGGGGCAGATCCGAATAAACGTTCAATTACGAAATCCTCTACTAATGAGATTTTAACGCCAGTTTTTATTTGTTGTGACCATATTTATAAAAAGAATTATTGTGATACATCGGTATTGAGACTACTAATTAATCATGGAGGGAAAGTGGATGATGAGATTGATATACAATATGCCAACTCCAATTATCGATCAATAGAAACACCTTTAATGGTGGCGACTAAAAATGATTGTGTTTTGGTAATAAAGTTACTAGTTCAATCTGGTGCGGATATAAATAAATATGATTACACAGAAGGGCACGGGCCTCTTTCAAATTCGATTGTTTATGGTAACCTGAACGTATTAAGATATCTTATTATAGATAAAAAGGCAAAAATACCTAAATATTGTTTTGTCCGACAAGCTCATAATGAATCATTAAGGGAAGAACTGACGGTAACTGATTTTCTTAACGAACAAAAATATGAGGACAATACAAGGGATTATAAAATACGAAAGGAAATACTAGACTTTCTAAAACAAAATAATTTGAGATAGTATTGAGTGTTGTTAAGACTTTGCTGATTAGCTAATGGACTGCATAAGTGTTTATGCAGCCTATTTTGTTTTGTAATCTTCAAGTTGTGTTTTTGGGTACCCAAAAAGTATTTGCCTTCGCTTTGTCGAAGGGATAAAAAACTGCGCAACTTGTTTTTGAGGTTATTCAGGAGTGCCTGTAGCTTGTTTTAGCAAAGAACGCATCTCATGTGGCGAACAGGTGTGAACGTTCGTCCTGTGGCAGCTTTTCAATCAGTTTCAAGCGTTCCAGCGCATCTTGGTCGATGTTCTGATTACGGCATCCTTTACCAGGTAATCCAGTGTCACTCCTAAAGCATCGACCACCTTAGTATTCGAGGAATTATTAGATTCTATGGATGCAAAAAAAGAGAGTCTGCTTAGTGTCCTTAAAAAATATCCTACAAATCACGTTTCATGTTATGCTTACTTTTATGATTACAATCCCTACTTTAAATTTAACAAGGATTTAGTGAGTAGATTAAATGAGTACAAAATAGATATTGAGTTTGATATGTATTTTTTATCAGAACAATATAAAGACCAGATTTGCAGCGACTTACTGTTTATTGCTTTTGTTTAGGGGTTATGTTGCTAACTTAACCAGCAGTAACATTTAAAGTTCCTAATTGTAAGTTAGATGTCCTTCCATGCAAAGTTAGGTTCAGAGACTTTTAGATAAACTAAGAAATGGAAATAGATATAAAAGATATAATTGATAAATATGAAATTGCAGAAACTGATCTTGATGCAAGATTAGAAGACCTGAGGGCTGAGGTTGATGATGAATCGAGCTTATGGTCAAAGTACGAGAAGTTAGAAAAGGCTTTCTTTACCAATCATAGAGTTATGAGCCTCTTCGCAGATACATTGCAGCTTGTAGATAGCAAAGAAACATTAACTCTTTACGAACTTGATGACGTAAAGCGGGCGTATGAACTGTTGGTAAAACACAATCCTGACAATCTTCAATATTTGCAAGATTTAATTTATTATAACTATGTCGTGTTAGATGACGAATCGGAATCTTTAGCTTTAATCCAGAAAATGAAGGATAAGCTCGTTAAGCTGAATACTTTTGTTGATGATTTATCAAGGCAAATTTCAGAAGCTTAAGAATGGAAATTAAGATTAAAATATTCTTTGCCAAGTCACTCACCTTAAAATATGAGTGATTTTAAGGTGAGCTTTAAATCTGACCTTAAAGTACATGCCACAGAATGCAGTCACCTTAAAAAATGCATGATTTTAAGGCGAGCCTCCTTGCTACGTTAAAGGGATAATTTATAATTCGTAAAAAATACAATAATTCAATACCTTTGGCTCATAAGAATTTATTAAGATGAATAAAGAAGAAAACAACAATAGTTTTGACTGGGTTTATTACGTTTTAGGCCTGTTTTTTGGAATTTTAACTGCTGCTATTGCTACGCATAGCTTTGGTGCTTCCTTATTGGGTGGCATTGTAGGATTCATCATTGCGGCGCTATTTTTAAATAAAATTGTAAAAGGTAGAGTGTACTAATCACGTTACTTGTTATTTTTTTAATACGATAATTCTAATTTGCACCATGAAATCACTAAAAGTTATTGTATTGTCCAGCCTGATCGGATTTTCGGTTCATGCCCAGGACGTTAAATTTCCTGCTTTAGACAGCAGTCCTGCTGATATTGCTTATTATCCGCTAAACACCACCAGGGTTAAAAAAGGAGAAGAGGCTAAACCGATTATTAAGGTATTGTATGCCCGTCCCTCTAAAAAAGGCCGTGAGGTATTTGGTACGCTGGTAGAATTTGGTAAAGTAAACCGTATTGGCGCAAACGAAAGCAACGAAATCAGGTTTTTTAAACCGGTTACTATCGGAGGAAAAGCACTTGCTGCAGGTGCTTATAGCTTTTTTGCCATTCCTGCTGCTGATAAGTGGACCATCATCATCAATAAACAAACAGACAGATGGGGTGCTTATACCTACGATGAAACTAAAGATGTTGTTCGTGTAGATGTACCGGTAAAACCTTTAGAAAATGTAGTGGAAGCACTTTCTATTACCTTTAAGGAGCTTACTGATGGTGCTGCATTGGTGATTGGCTGGGATAAAACCTCTGTTGAGTTACCGATTACGTTTAAGAAATAAACAAATAAATCTCTCGTCGCTTCGCTCTGTCGAGATGACGAAGAGGTGCTTTGTAAAGATGACTTTGCTAAGCGCTATCAAGAAAAAAATAAGAAAAACCGTATCAAACAAAATTATACGGTTTTTTTATGCGGTAGGTTCGTAAGTAATGCTGCTTTTTAAGACAATCCTGAAGGTGGTGCCTTTGCCCACCTCGGATTCTTTAACAAAGATTTGCCCGCTATGGTAATTTTCAACAATACGTTTGGTTAAAGACAAACCAAGGCCCCAGCCCCGCTTACGGGTAGTATATCCTGGTTGAAACACGGCATCAAATTTAGAGCGTGGAATGCCTTTGCCGGTATCCGTAACATCGATAAAGACCTCTTCTTTGGCCAGGTTTTCAATGATGTTTACACTAATGCTTCCGTCGTTTTCAATGGCATTGGCCGCATTTTTCAATAAGTTTTCTGTTACCCAGTCAAACAAAGGAATGTTGAGCATGGCACGTACCTGATCATCTCCTGTGATGCTGAATTTAATTTTATCTGATGTTCTCAGCTGAAAGTATTCGATGAAGTCCTGAATTACTGTATATACCACATGGTCTTCCAGCACAGGTTTAGAGCCAATTTTAGAAAAACGGTCGGTAATCACTTCCAAACGCCTGATGTCATTTTCCATTTCGGCAATCAAGGGGTCATCTTCTGCATCAAAACGGGATTTCATCAATTCTACCCATGCCATTAAAGAAGAAATTGGCGTTCCCAATTGATGTGCGGTTTCTTTGGCCAGTCCAACCCATACCTGGTCCTGCTCTGCTTTACGAGCCGAACTGAAGGCCACATAGGCGGTGAGTAGGAATAGTCCAATTACGGCCAGCTGGATATAGGGAAAATACCGGAGCTGGGTTAAAATAGAGGAATCTTTATAATAAATTAACCATTTAGATCCATCTAAACCAGTAATGGCGGTAGGTGGATGCTGTTTCTTCATTTTGCGTAGCTCTCTTGCAAAATAAGCAGGATCGTAAGTGATGTTCTCTTTTTTCTCCAGGTTATAATTGGTTTTGGTTGAGTCCAGCCCTTGTGTAGCCAGGATTTGGCCCTGTGCATCTGTCATAATTACCGGAAGTTTTGTGTTGGTACGGATCAAATCTACCAGACCGGTATAATTACCATCATCATACATCACCAGCGATTGCTCGGTTACTTTTACATAAAGCTGAAACTGAAGCCGTTCTTCACGCTCCATTTTTTTAACAAAAAAGTCGCTATAAAAAACAGATGCCGTACCAATTACAATAGCGAAAATTAGTAAAAAGAACTTCCAGCGGCGTTTTTTCTCGTATGGATTCATAGAATATAAACGCAAATTACAAAATAATCTATCTTTGTGGTTCAGATATGGAAAAGAAAGTTAGAGTAAGATTTGCCCCAAGTCCAACAGGAGGCCTTCATTTAGGTGGTGTACGCACCGCTTTGTTCAATTATTTGTTTGCGAAAAAAAATAACGGAACCTTCATTTTACGTGTGGAAGATACAGACCAAACCAGGTTTGTAGAGGGTGCAGAAGAATACATTGTTGCTTGCTTAGCCTGGTGCGGCATCTCGCCGGATGAGAGCCCACAAGTTGGGGGCAACTATGGCCCATATCGCCAAAGCGAGAGAAAAGATACATACAAACAATACGCGGAACAGCTGATTGCCGATGGTTATGCCTATTATGCCTTTGATACGGCAGCAGAACTGGATGCTAAACGTAAAGAATTTCCAAACTTCTTATACGGACAGGCTACACGCATGGACATGAAAAACTCGCTGACACTTTCGGAAGAAGAAGTGCAGGAGCTTTTGGCAAAGGGAACGCCTTATGTGGTACGCATCAGGGTTCCGGAAGATGAACATGTGTCTTTTGTAGACTTGATTAGAGGCCATGTGAGTTTTGATACCAACCTGGTTGACGATAAAGTATTGCTTAAAGCAGATGGTATGCCAACCTATCATTTGGCCGTTGTGGCGGATGACCGCGCAATGGAAATCAGTCATATTTTTAGAGGAGAGGAATGGCTCCCATCTGCACCTGTGCATATTTTACTCTGGAAATATTTAGGCTGGGAAGATGAAATGCCTAAATGGGTACACCTGCCCCTGATTTTAAAACCTGATGGCAATGGAAAATTAAGCAAACGTGATGGCGACAGATTGGGCTTCCCGGTTTATGCGCAAAACTGGACAGATCCAAAGACAGGGGATTTAACCAAGGGCTTTAAAGAGCTTGGTTTTATGCCGGAAGCT
The nucleotide sequence above comes from Pedobacter sp. MC2016-14. Encoded proteins:
- a CDS encoding DUF2911 domain-containing protein codes for the protein MKSLKVIVLSSLIGFSVHAQDVKFPALDSSPADIAYYPLNTTRVKKGEEAKPIIKVLYARPSKKGREVFGTLVEFGKVNRIGANESNEIRFFKPVTIGGKALAAGAYSFFAIPAADKWTIIINKQTDRWGAYTYDETKDVVRVDVPVKPLENVVEALSITFKELTDGAALVIGWDKTSVELPITFKK
- a CDS encoding DUF6443 domain-containing protein codes for the protein MRNIYLNIFVKLNVVLIFGFSFWQQGFSQSPNISYSVSGKLVFSPGSQIVPLVPTNTGGQVYYDTQKLVAGNGNAGAVDGHGIFASFNRPGGIVVDNLGVIYVADYLNHLIRKILPSGDVTTLSGNGSPDVVNGPIPLARFFYPYEIALDKFGNLYVSEDANQIRKISNQTMVSTLAGGSFFPGYADGPGTQAQFNLPSGMDVDEMSNLYVADSENHCIRKITPQGMVTTFAGAGWVGMFNGVGTEASFNSPSSVAVDSHDNVYVADRNNYVIRKISPAGLVTTFAGSGTPAEVDGIGLAASFYPPLDIAIDAFDNLYIVCEGTSSIRKISPEGKVSTIVGRLGLNPGTPTSIAVDDKGNIFIANQENKILKVEAIGYTISPSLPEGLVFDRASGTISGQPSQLSSETIYTVTATNGSGSHTTILNIAVGSIPAEPTVLAPAISYAGPANFIAGSAITPLIPNNTGGPVGSEGPIESILAGSGVAGAENGVGTAATFNFPSGLAVDAVGTVYVADYNNHQIRKVMPDGTVTTLAGNTVPGSTDGNLSEAQFDRPFGITVDAWGNLYVSEDVNVIRKITGGVVSTFAGSYWSGDDNGQGTAAKFNLPSGMANDRNGNVYVADYSNNKIRKITPSGLVTTVAGNLAAGALDGLAANATFNGPTSIAVDGDDNIFVADFNNHKIRKITPAGVVSTFAGSGVDGVEDGLGTASSFSHPMDIDVDKYGNVYVICSGMSTVRKITAQGEVTTLVNPSSDFDYLTAISLDKAGNIYVCNAQSQILLIKSEAFKISPSLPAGLSFDVLNGKISGTPTAVSALTTYTITALNAGGSSVTTLDIAVSLPVGCVNPSQDQNYILTYTPLVKDLNSEFAIIGASCDKMKVQADIQYIDGLGRPLQNVQVKGSGDGLKDLVVPIAYDSFGREMRKYLPYASTTNNGVYKADGLTKVIDYYNAPQAGHAVTFNTPFSETKFELSPLSRVEEQGAPGASWQIGGHTSKLVYGANTIDQNFSTTGFAVRLFDAVLVTTSGHTHERTLSSTGFYEASQLFLVVSKDENWVITDGKAGTVEEYKDKEGQIVLKRIFNRTATDVIEVLSTYYVYDDFGNLSFVLPPGANPDAGSISQTTLDNFCYQYRYDGRNRLIEKKLPGKGWEYMVYNKIDQLVLSQDANQRLENKWLYSKYDGLGRLVSTGIYSGISTSNRSGLQTTVDAQTINLWESRDAGAEYSNAVFPTSSTEELTVNYYDNYNFPGGNAYSYAAGSAMIKGLLTGTKVKVLGTSTMLLSLTFYDNKGRAEKVFQQHYLSGAQNAQNYDEVKNTYSFTDQLLESTRIHHVGANQTSIVNKYTYDHMRRKLLTKESINAATEVILSKLDYNEIGQLLTKSIHSEDDTNFTQHNGYLYNERGWLNKINDPSALDGSTVFGMELLYGNKADAFNGNIGGINWKTKVPVGMGLIEQLQSYVYDYDKLNRLEKAGYTTAGTVDKFNEVLKYDQMGNMTNLKRKNNVSGFLNDFTYNYGVNGNSGNQLLGVTDLGTAAQGSSYTYDENGNQKTDSRKAISINYNLLNLPQIITKTGTAATLGYVYDATGRKLKKVFGTDVRDYIGGIEYHNGVIEFIQTEEGRALPAAGSAYSYEYMLKDHLGNTRATIKQNGDIIQVQDYYAFGLEMNAGNNLTPSPANKYKYNGKEKQDELGLDQLDYGARFYDPVIGRFSTIDPLSEISRRNSPYSYALNNPIRFIDVDGMFADEPTPEEAALIAAHVYGSAEDNIKLKGGWAVSNRDVGLKASDYTNSNTGIKSALYERTVDGKTEYVYATAGTEMVDIKDTKDVVANAAQVFGTSAQYDKSVDNAKAIKTSLGSSELTYVGHSLGGGEASVNAIVTGDKAMTFNASGISIPTKMKYGGFMAGFNSFSDKVTAYQLKSDPLTILQDATLLPGAVGTVKMISPKGSAAKRDGHSILSVIKSIR
- the gltX gene encoding glutamate--tRNA ligase, with protein sequence MEKKVRVRFAPSPTGGLHLGGVRTALFNYLFAKKNNGTFILRVEDTDQTRFVEGAEEYIVACLAWCGISPDESPQVGGNYGPYRQSERKDTYKQYAEQLIADGYAYYAFDTAAELDAKRKEFPNFLYGQATRMDMKNSLTLSEEEVQELLAKGTPYVVRIRVPEDEHVSFVDLIRGHVSFDTNLVDDKVLLKADGMPTYHLAVVADDRAMEISHIFRGEEWLPSAPVHILLWKYLGWEDEMPKWVHLPLILKPDGNGKLSKRDGDRLGFPVYAQNWTDPKTGDLTKGFKELGFMPEAFINLLAMLGWNDGSDREIFNMEELIASFSIDRISKAGAKFDFEKAKWYNHEWIKHAEAAKLAPLVAAQLSENGIQVADGVYLEKVIEMIKDRCHLLTDFLTQSAYFFVSPKDYDLSAVKPKWTTAKTAFYQEFAQELKNFDTATALEDKFKELATAHEIKPGELMLPFRIMLVGGKFGPGVFDIALTLGADEAISRINYALEALN
- a CDS encoding ankyrin repeat domain-containing protein: MNFFKKLFLAGIIMFCSCNRDLPGFDFNLFKGTPSYELALAVKNEAIDEIGEIAVQRKISIDAVDPKFGHTLLMLAVANDLKASVKKLLELGADPNKRSITKSSTNEILTPVFICCDHIYKKNYCDTSVLRLLINHGGKVDDEIDIQYANSNYRSIETPLMVATKNDCVLVIKLLVQSGADINKYDYTEGHGPLSNSIVYGNLNVLRYLIIDKKAKIPKYCFVRQAHNESLREELTVTDFLNEQKYEDNTRDYKIRKEILDFLKQNNLR
- a CDS encoding HAMP domain-containing sensor histidine kinase → MNPYEKKRRWKFFLLIFAIVIGTASVFYSDFFVKKMEREERLQFQLYVKVTEQSLVMYDDGNYTGLVDLIRTNTKLPVIMTDAQGQILATQGLDSTKTNYNLEKKENITYDPAYFARELRKMKKQHPPTAITGLDGSKWLIYYKDSSILTQLRYFPYIQLAVIGLFLLTAYVAFSSARKAEQDQVWVGLAKETAHQLGTPISSLMAWVELMKSRFDAEDDPLIAEMENDIRRLEVITDRFSKIGSKPVLEDHVVYTVIQDFIEYFQLRTSDKIKFSITGDDQVRAMLNIPLFDWVTENLLKNAANAIENDGSISVNIIENLAKEEVFIDVTDTGKGIPRSKFDAVFQPGYTTRKRGWGLGLSLTKRIVENYHSGQIFVKESEVGKGTTFRIVLKSSITYEPTA